A window from Choristoneura fumiferana chromosome 22, NRCan_CFum_1, whole genome shotgun sequence encodes these proteins:
- the LOC141440298 gene encoding serine protease inhibitor 77Ba-like, whose translation MAASFYLLVVLLPSVLGNCTVEKATSHFGSVVYEFSVELIQRLGHETENHFVASPLSLWTILSTLSLGADGITFTEIDKTLSRSDYNCTYWDYWNIFGEITSAMDTTTLERSSAVFVDKNLPVKGAYQRRLKRTGVCDINILPFENFQVVATTINDFVRRVTHDNIQKVVSPNDIEGVFFILIDAIYFKGAWSHQFDPSKTEPNAPFYDESGKQAGYVNMMHGLIALQTIAIDPIQAKVLELPYGDQDRFSMLIFVPYSNNTVAGVMDLLKHVTIQSIFSSLNEFPEDSVEVRIPRFTISSDLDNLKELLVGMGLKTMFDSSLAQFPYISDSALFVSNVLQKAEIKVTEVGTEASAASAMEMTSRNLPEQFFVNKPFLYMIVDKHLNIPLFIGAYSKPSTF comes from the coding sequence ATGGCCGCGTCTTTTTATCTACTTGTCGTTCTCCTGCCTTCTGTTCTCGGAAACTGTACGGTGGAAAAGGCAACCTCTCATTTTGGTAGCGTCGTCTATGAATTCTCCGTGGAACTCATTCAAAGATTAGGTCATGAAACTGAGAATCATTTCGTCGCATCGCCGCTTTCGTTATGGACAATCCTTTCAACTCTCTCCTTGGGGGCCGACGGCATAACCTTTACAGAAATTGACAAGACCCTAAGCCGAAGCGATTACAACTGCACCTACTGGGACTACTGGAATATATTTGGAGAAATCACTTCGGCCATGGATACAACTACCTTGGAAAGAAGCTCTGCCGTCTTCGTCGACAAGAATTTGCCAGTCAAAGGGGCATACCAAAGAAGACTAAAGAGAACAGGTGTCTGTGACATCAATATTTTGCCGTTTGAAAATTTCCAAGTAGTGGCAACAACTATCAACGATTTCGTCAGGCGAGTTACTCATGACAATATCCAAAAAGTTGTGTCTCCCAACGATATTGAAGGAGTATTTTTCATCTTGATCGATGCCATATATTTCAAAGGAGCATGGAGCCATCAATTTGATCCTTCAAAAACGGAGCCAAACGCTCCCTTCTACGATGAAAGCGGTAAACAAGCTGGTTACGTAAACATGATGCATGGTCTAATAGCGCTCCAGACAATAGCTATTGATCCTATCCAGGCCAAGGTTCTGGAACTTCCTTATGGGGACCAAGACAGATTTTCCATGCTGATTTTTGTACCGTACTCTAACAATACAGTAGCTGGTGTGATGGACCTTCTCAAGCACGTAACTATCCAATCAATATTCTCAAGTCTGAACGAATTCCCGGAAGATTCAGTTGAGGTGAGGATCCCCAGGTTTACGATTTCTTCCGACTTGGACAATTTGAAGGAGCTGCTTGTGGGCATGGGACTTAAGACTATGTTTGATAGCTCTCTGGCGCAGTTCCCATATATATCTGATTCCGCTTTGTTTGTATCCAATGTGCTGCAGAAAGCTGAAATTAAAGTGACAGAGGTAGGTACAGAGGCGTCGGCTGCCAGTGCCATGGAGATGACATCTAGGAATTTGCCGGAACAGTTCTTTGTCAACAAGCCCTTCCTGTACATGATTGTGGATAAGCATTTAAATATTCCTCTTTTTATTGGTGCTTATTCAAAACCGAGCACCTTTTGA
- the LOC141440297 gene encoding serine protease inhibitor 77Ba-like: MAASLYLLVVLLPCVLGQCAVKKTTPLFGRAVYEFSMDLIQRLGHETENHFVASPLSLWTILSTLSLGADGITLTELNKILRRTDVNCIERTYSDILLLRGVTSATNETTLERSSTVFVDNNLPVTELYRKIVNRTGVCGIMFLPFGNLQIAASAINDYVRRVTHDNIQEVVSPNDIEGVLLILIDAIYFKGAWSHPFDPSRTELNAPFYDESGKHVGYVNMMHGLIPLQTIAIDPIQAKVLELPYGAQDRFSMLIFVPYSNNTVAGVMDLLKHVTIRSIFSSLNEFPEDSVEVRIPRFTISSDLDNLKELLVGMGLKTMFDSSLAQFPFISDTALFVSNVLQKAEIKVTEVGTEASAASAMEMTSRNLPEQFFVNKPFMYMIVDKHLNIPLFIGAYSKPSTF, translated from the coding sequence ATGGCCGCGTCTTTATATCTACTGGTCGTCCTCCTGCCTTGTGTCCTCGGACAATGTGCAGTGAAAAAGACAACCCCTCTTTTTGGCCGCGCCGTGTATGAATTCTCCATGGACCTCATTCAAAGATTAGGTCATGAAACTGAGAATCATTTCGTCGCATCGCCGCTTTCGTTATGGACAATCCTTTCAACTCTCTCCTTGGGGGCCGACGGCATAACCTTGACAGAACTAAACAAGATCCTACGCCGAACCGATGTCAACTGCATCGAGAGGACATACTCGGATATACTTTTACTTCGAGGAGTCACTTCAGCCACGAATGAAACTACTTTGGAAAGAAGCTCCACCGTCTTCGTCGACAATAATTTGCCAGTCACCGAGCTATACCGAAAAATAGTAAACAGAACAGGTGTCTGCGGCATCATGTTCTTGCCGTTTGGAAATTTACAAATAGCGGCATCAGCTATCAACGATTACGTCAGGCGAGTTACTCATGACAATATCCAAGAAGTTGTGTCTCCCAACGATATTGAAGGAGTATTATTAATCTTGATCGATGCCATATATTTCAAAGGAGCATGGAGCCATCCTTTCGATCCTTCAAGAACGGAGCTAAACGCTCCCTTCTACGATGAAAGCGGTAAACACGTTGGTTACGTAAACATGATGCATGGTCTAATACCGCTCCAGACAATAGCTATTGATCCTATCCAGGCCAAGGTTCTGGAACTTCCTTATGGGGCCCAAGACAGATTTTCCATGCTGATTTTCGTACCGTACTCTAACAATACAGTTGCTGGTGTGATGGACCTTCTCAAGCACGTAACTATCCGATCAATATTCTCAAGTCTGAACGAATTCCCGGAAGATTCGGTGGAGGTGAGGATCCCCCGGTTCACGATTTCTTCCGACTTGGACAATTTGAAGGAGCTGCTTGTGGGCATGGGACTGAAGACTATGTTTGATAGCTCTCTGGCGCAGTTCCCATTTATATCTGATACCGCTTTGTTTGTATCCAATGTGCTGCAGAAAGCTGAAATTAAAGTGACAGAGGTAGGTACAGAGGCGTCGGCTGCCAGTGCCATGGAGATGACATCTAGGAATTTGCCGGAACAGTTCTTTGTCAACAAGCCCTTTATGTACATGATCGTGGATAAGCACTTAAATATTCCTCTTTTTATTGGTGCTTATTCAAAACCGAGCACCTTTTGA